The following are encoded together in the Thalassomonas haliotis genome:
- the ureC gene encoding urease subunit alpha gives MASIDKDAYAHMFGPTTGDKIRLADTNLWIEVEYDYSEYGEEVKFGGGKVIRDGMGQSQVSCVESPDLVITNALILDHWGIVKADIGIKGGRIAAIGKAGNPDIQDNVDIEIGSGTEVVAGEGQIVTAGGIDAHIHFICPQQVDEALMSGVTTMIGGGTGPATGTNATTCTPGPWNITKMLQATNDMPMNFGFLGKGNASLPLALEEQIKAGACGLKLHEDWGTTPAAIDNCLSVAEAYDVQVAIHTDTLNESGFVESTIAAFKGRTIHTYHTEGAGGGHSPDIIKACGEENVLPSSTNPTRPFTVNTIDEHLDMLMVCHHLDPAIPEDVAFADSRIRKESIAAEDILHDLGAISMISSDSQAMGRVGEMITRTWQTAHKMKQQRGPLSPDSESNDNFRAKRYVAKYTINPAISHGISHEVGSVEVGKLADLVLWKPAFFAIKPALIIKSGFIAAAPMGDANASIPTPQPVYYRPMFAAFGQASAASSMTFLSAAAIEEQVPEKTGMTRMVGECRNTRNISKNDMVHNNWQPKIEVDAQTYEVRANGELLTCEPATELPLAQRYCLF, from the coding sequence ATGGCTTCTATAGATAAAGATGCTTACGCCCATATGTTCGGGCCAACAACGGGAGATAAAATTAGGCTGGCTGATACTAATTTATGGATTGAAGTGGAATACGACTATAGCGAATACGGTGAAGAAGTGAAATTCGGCGGCGGCAAGGTGATCCGCGACGGCATGGGACAGAGCCAGGTTTCCTGTGTCGAAAGCCCGGATTTAGTGATCACCAACGCCCTGATTTTAGATCACTGGGGTATAGTCAAGGCGGATATCGGCATCAAAGGCGGGCGTATAGCCGCGATAGGCAAGGCGGGCAATCCGGATATCCAGGATAATGTCGATATCGAAATCGGCTCGGGTACGGAAGTGGTTGCCGGAGAAGGGCAGATAGTCACGGCGGGAGGCATAGACGCCCATATTCACTTTATCTGCCCGCAGCAGGTGGATGAGGCGCTGATGTCCGGGGTGACGACTATGATAGGCGGCGGTACCGGACCTGCCACCGGCACCAATGCCACTACCTGCACCCCGGGGCCGTGGAATATCACTAAAATGCTGCAGGCCACCAATGATATGCCGATGAATTTTGGTTTTCTCGGTAAAGGCAATGCCAGTCTGCCATTAGCTCTGGAGGAGCAAATCAAGGCGGGGGCATGCGGGTTAAAATTACACGAAGACTGGGGCACTACCCCGGCGGCTATCGATAATTGTTTGTCGGTGGCGGAAGCCTATGATGTCCAGGTGGCGATCCATACCGATACCTTAAATGAGTCCGGCTTTGTCGAAAGTACCATAGCCGCCTTTAAGGGGCGTACTATCCATACCTATCATACCGAAGGGGCCGGTGGCGGCCATTCGCCGGATATCATCAAGGCCTGCGGCGAGGAGAATGTTTTGCCTTCCTCCACCAACCCGACCCGGCCGTTTACCGTTAATACCATAGACGAGCATTTGGATATGCTGATGGTGTGCCATCACCTGGATCCGGCGATACCGGAAGATGTTGCTTTTGCCGATTCCCGCATCCGCAAAGAAAGTATTGCCGCGGAAGATATTCTCCATGATCTCGGGGCGATCAGCATGATTTCTTCCGACTCCCAGGCCATGGGCCGGGTAGGGGAGATGATCACCCGTACCTGGCAAACCGCCCATAAAATGAAGCAGCAGCGCGGGCCGCTGTCGCCGGACAGCGAAAGCAATGACAACTTCCGCGCCAAGCGATATGTGGCGAAATACACCATCAACCCCGCCATCAGCCATGGTATCAGCCATGAAGTCGGTTCGGTGGAAGTGGGCAAGCTGGCGGATCTGGTGTTATGGAAACCGGCGTTTTTTGCCATTAAACCTGCGCTGATCATCAAATCCGGTTTTATTGCCGCCGCGCCTATGGGGGATGCCAATGCTTCTATTCCCACACCGCAGCCGGTTTACTACCGGCCTATGTTCGCTGCTTTTGGCCAGGCCAGTGCCGCCAGCTCTATGACCTTTTTATCCGCGGCGGCAATTGAGGAACAGGTGCCGGAAAAAACCGGCATGACCCGTATGGTGGGAGAGTGCCGCAATACCCGCAATATCAGTAAAAATGACATGGTACACAATAACTGGCAGCCAAAAATTGAAGTGGATGCGCAAACCTATGAGGTGCGGGCCAACGGCGAGTTATTAACCTGCGAGCCGGCAACTGAGTTGCCGCTGGCGCAGCGTTACTGCCTGTTCTGA
- a CDS encoding TetR/AcrR family transcriptional regulator: MANKVKFDRDEAIDKATLLFWQQGFGGTSMRDLQQHLDMRPGSIYASFGSKDNLFKEVIRCYGEHCLQGLDNFQRDASSPLAGLQAFIYHVTLGEEEPGQCRLCLLAKTLSELPPEQQELITAAQQALLLVEDKFEQILQRARELNQLSSNADCHRLAKWLQMQIMGLRTYAKSQVAQAELEMMIDDIFTSLKSR, encoded by the coding sequence ATGGCCAATAAAGTGAAATTTGATCGTGATGAAGCGATTGATAAAGCCACCCTGTTATTTTGGCAGCAGGGCTTTGGCGGCACCAGTATGCGCGATTTACAGCAGCACCTGGATATGCGCCCCGGCAGTATTTACGCCAGCTTCGGCAGTAAAGACAATTTATTTAAGGAAGTGATCCGGTGTTACGGCGAGCATTGCCTGCAAGGGCTGGATAATTTCCAGCGCGATGCTTCAAGCCCGCTGGCGGGATTACAGGCTTTTATTTATCATGTTACTTTAGGGGAAGAGGAGCCTGGTCAGTGCCGCTTATGTCTGCTGGCTAAAACCTTAAGTGAATTACCCCCGGAGCAACAGGAATTAATCACAGCCGCCCAGCAGGCTTTGTTGCTGGTGGAAGATAAGTTTGAGCAGATATTACAACGGGCCCGGGAGTTAAACCAGCTGTCTTCGAACGCCGATTGCCATCGACTGGCCAAATGGCTGCAAATGCAGATCATGGGGCTGAGGACTTATGCCAAAAGTCAGGTGGCTCAAGCCGAGTTGGAAATGATGATAGACGATATTTTTACCAGTTTAAAAAGTCGCTGA
- a CDS encoding AraC family transcriptional regulator, translating into MAHDLVSCPGTRFFSVFLDGLKITDVDKFKSDVCISVPSGSKSGGEIGTAVLPAGKYASAHFEIDAEEYQQAWDLIYSDWLPNSGDMPDNRCAFEEYLNDPNQHPQNKHFIKICIPVTAV; encoded by the coding sequence ATGGCTCATGACTTGGTCAGCTGCCCGGGCACCCGGTTTTTTAGCGTATTTCTCGACGGTTTAAAGATCACTGATGTCGATAAATTTAAATCCGATGTTTGTATTTCCGTGCCATCCGGCAGCAAATCCGGCGGCGAGATCGGCACCGCCGTATTGCCTGCGGGCAAGTACGCCAGCGCACACTTCGAAATTGACGCAGAGGAATATCAACAGGCCTGGGATCTTATCTACAGTGACTGGTTGCCCAACAGCGGTGATATGCCGGATAACAGGTGCGCCTTTGAAGAGTACCTTAACGATCCCAACCAGCATCCGCAAAACAAACATTTCATCAAAATATGTATTCCGGTTACTGCTGTCTGA
- a CDS encoding urease subunit gamma, giving the protein MELLPREKDKLLLFTAALLAERRLGRGLKLNYPEVVAYISMEVIEGARDGKSVAELMDFGRTLLTREQVMEGIPEMVAEVQVEATFPDGTKLVTVHEPIV; this is encoded by the coding sequence ATGGAACTATTACCCAGAGAAAAAGATAAGTTGCTGCTGTTTACCGCGGCATTGCTGGCGGAGCGGCGTTTGGGGCGGGGATTGAAGCTCAATTACCCGGAAGTGGTGGCTTATATTTCGATGGAAGTTATCGAGGGAGCGCGGGACGGAAAATCCGTGGCCGAGCTGATGGATTTTGGCCGTACTTTACTGACGCGGGAGCAGGTGATGGAAGGGATCCCGGAAATGGTGGCGGAGGTGCAGGTTGAAGCAACCTTTCCCGACGGCACTAAGCTGGTGACGGTACACGAGCCCATTGTCTGA
- a CDS encoding urease subunit beta, translating into MIPGEIKTDGGVHELNVGQEKLSLKVANSGDRPIQVGSHYHFYEVNPALKFDRPASKGFRLDITSGTAVRFEPGQEREVTLVAYRGRRHIYGFRSEVMGELED; encoded by the coding sequence ATGATCCCAGGTGAAATTAAAACCGATGGCGGCGTACACGAGCTTAATGTCGGCCAGGAAAAACTCAGCCTGAAAGTTGCCAACAGCGGTGACCGGCCAATCCAGGTGGGTTCCCATTATCATTTTTATGAAGTGAATCCGGCGCTGAAATTTGACCGCCCCGCCAGTAAAGGTTTCCGGCTGGATATTACCTCAGGTACCGCAGTGCGCTTTGAGCCGGGACAGGAAAGGGAAGTGACTTTAGTTGCCTACCGGGGAAGGCGGCATATTTATGGTTTTCGCAGTGAGGTGATGGGCGAGTTAGAGGATTGA
- the ureE gene encoding urease accessory protein UreE — MLQVFERLSDKLRGQNYQGIDDSITLDFDTRQKARIKGTTDQGLAIAIFVERGHPLKIGEVLKSECGKFIEVLALPEPVITAVATDWLTFSKLCYHLGNRHTRLQIGELWLRFQPDHVLEELAIRFGLTLSHQPEIFEPESGAYGAGHGHHQEHGNDHVHQQTYEHG, encoded by the coding sequence ATGTTACAAGTATTTGAACGCCTGTCCGATAAGCTCCGGGGGCAAAATTATCAGGGGATTGATGACAGCATCACCCTGGATTTCGATACCCGGCAAAAGGCGCGTATTAAAGGCACCACGGACCAAGGGTTGGCCATTGCCATATTTGTCGAACGGGGACATCCGTTAAAAATCGGCGAAGTGTTAAAAAGCGAATGCGGCAAATTTATTGAAGTGTTGGCTTTACCCGAGCCGGTGATCACGGCAGTTGCCACTGACTGGTTAACTTTCAGTAAGCTGTGTTATCACCTGGGCAACCGACATACCCGGCTACAGATAGGGGAGTTATGGTTGAGGTTTCAACCGGATCATGTGCTGGAAGAGTTGGCAATAAGGTTTGGGCTAACACTAAGTCACCAGCCTGAAATCTTTGAACCGGAAAGCGGTGCTTACGGTGCGGGCCATGGTCATCACCAGGAACATGGTAATGACCACGTTCATCAGCAAACCTATGAACATGGATAG
- a CDS encoding helix-turn-helix domain-containing protein: MESTNINQSNEYKRRINAVLDHLDQHYASEQGLETLAGIANFSPFHFHRIFKAILGESLYKDIQHIRIEKAAHQLKFQQQKSITAIALDCGFNSSAAFARTFKEYFAMSATAWRKNSIASMYIDPETNHAQWNLDMLSRKNVTIEVSDLPEVQLAYLRHIGPLKGQKKVGQTV; this comes from the coding sequence ATGGAAAGCACCAATATCAATCAGAGTAATGAATATAAGCGCAGGATCAATGCGGTATTGGATCATCTGGACCAGCATTACGCCAGCGAGCAAGGCCTGGAAACTTTGGCCGGTATAGCCAACTTTTCTCCGTTTCATTTTCACCGCATTTTTAAAGCTATCCTCGGCGAATCCCTGTATAAAGATATCCAGCACATCCGTATAGAAAAAGCGGCCCATCAGTTGAAATTCCAACAGCAAAAATCCATTACCGCCATCGCCCTGGATTGCGGTTTCAACAGCTCGGCCGCTTTCGCCCGCACCTTTAAAGAGTATTTTGCCATGAGCGCCACCGCCTGGCGAAAGAACAGCATAGCTTCCATGTATATTGACCCTGAAACCAATCATGCACAATGGAATTTAGATATGCTATCAAGAAAAAATGTCACCATAGAAGTCAGTGACTTACCTGAAGTCCAACTGGCCTACCTGCGTCATATCGGGCCTTTAAAAGGCCAAAAAAAAGTGGGTCAAACTGTTTGA
- a CDS encoding TonB-dependent receptor plug domain-containing protein, whose translation MSKYLLLLKACLLSAMVCCCPLKASEDVNRLFSLSLSQLAELKVTSATKHSQPLNQIPATVYIFTEDDFDRYGFRDLKDVLKYTSGVEYGNAHSWLQGGQRGFTGTWSQTRILIDGRDADKAIRNQAHIAHQYPLYNVKRVEVIQGPASSLYGADVFVGLINIVTKTSENSAPGQEISMTYARGEDELQSKQIDYSWIHKAQSWGLSLHASYLDLQDPDYSEFVVTDEYSYLNQELRQEFLSSGYPYKDDNEGFNFLLHYQGEINASAGIEFGIDQRNSRDGGGIENPELIYSNFQETQDQTRAYITFHKVRDNGDKLSLDYQFERERTVFDFNLRNLDAGNPPPLVSFSQEWSRLKNLTFQYDIDNEDLDNYLIVGLSYKALDQAKPRFELSSFESQEPFLDHKVKSLFVQDQQSFWQGKLLLTLGARYDDSDLYGSVNTVRGGLQYNFDQKSSLKLLYGEAYREPTASELRTNKDLAPADMTTTELVYDGRPNEAVSYKLSLYHSEAKNIIAEDRQSTDGIDRNIGKKDADGIELSLQWQVNRYQGFFWLNGVDVSEALDIAKVKGALGLTRILDNRWQISAVAKYSADVDTQAFNENAQRETVEVDAYHTLDIILKSKEFNLGNAGLASLSATIKNAFNHKNFYSNPRGPDPIKFLDEGRSFTLQANLSF comes from the coding sequence GTGAGTAAATACCTTTTATTGTTAAAAGCCTGCTTATTATCTGCAATGGTTTGTTGCTGCCCGTTAAAGGCGTCAGAAGATGTTAACCGCCTTTTTAGCCTGTCGCTGTCACAGCTGGCGGAGTTGAAAGTTACCTCCGCCACTAAGCATAGCCAGCCGTTAAACCAGATCCCCGCCACGGTTTATATCTTTACCGAGGATGATTTTGACCGTTACGGCTTCAGGGATCTTAAAGATGTGCTCAAATATACTTCGGGGGTGGAATATGGCAATGCCCATTCCTGGTTGCAAGGAGGGCAGCGGGGGTTCACCGGTACCTGGTCGCAAACAAGAATATTGATAGACGGCCGGGATGCCGACAAGGCGATCCGCAACCAGGCGCATATCGCCCACCAGTATCCCTTGTATAATGTTAAACGGGTGGAAGTGATCCAGGGGCCGGCTTCTTCCCTTTACGGCGCCGATGTTTTTGTCGGTTTGATCAATATCGTTACCAAAACCAGTGAAAATTCGGCGCCCGGACAAGAGATCTCTATGACCTATGCCAGGGGAGAAGATGAGCTGCAGAGCAAACAAATAGATTATTCCTGGATCCATAAGGCGCAATCCTGGGGTTTAAGCCTGCATGCCAGCTACCTGGATCTGCAAGATCCCGATTATTCTGAATTTGTGGTGACCGACGAATATAGCTATTTAAATCAGGAACTCAGGCAGGAATTTCTTAGTTCCGGTTATCCCTATAAAGACGATAATGAAGGTTTTAATTTTCTTTTGCATTATCAGGGGGAGATCAATGCTTCCGCCGGTATCGAGTTTGGTATTGATCAGCGCAACAGCCGGGACGGCGGCGGTATTGAAAACCCCGAGCTGATTTATAGCAATTTTCAGGAAACCCAGGATCAGACCCGGGCCTATATTACTTTCCATAAAGTCCGGGACAACGGCGATAAGCTTTCTTTAGATTATCAATTTGAGCGTGAGCGCACGGTTTTTGATTTTAACTTACGCAACCTGGATGCGGGCAATCCGCCGCCGCTGGTAAGTTTCTCCCAGGAATGGAGCCGGTTGAAAAACCTGACCTTTCAATACGATATCGATAATGAAGACTTGGATAACTATTTGATTGTCGGGTTAAGCTATAAAGCGCTGGATCAGGCAAAACCCAGGTTCGAACTCAGCAGCTTTGAAAGTCAGGAGCCTTTTCTCGACCATAAGGTTAAATCCTTATTTGTCCAGGATCAGCAAAGTTTTTGGCAGGGAAAACTCTTGCTGACCCTGGGGGCCCGTTATGACGACAGTGATTTATACGGCAGCGTCAATACCGTCAGGGGGGGGCTGCAATATAATTTTGATCAGAAAAGCTCATTGAAATTACTGTACGGTGAAGCCTACCGGGAGCCGACAGCTTCCGAATTAAGAACCAATAAAGATTTGGCTCCCGCCGATATGACCACCACTGAGCTGGTTTATGACGGCCGCCCGAATGAGGCTGTCAGTTATAAGCTCAGCCTCTACCACAGTGAGGCAAAAAATATTATTGCCGAAGACCGGCAGTCCACCGACGGTATAGATAGGAATATCGGTAAAAAAGACGCAGACGGCATTGAGTTATCATTGCAATGGCAAGTTAACCGCTACCAGGGATTTTTCTGGCTAAACGGCGTTGATGTTTCCGAAGCATTGGATATCGCAAAGGTTAAAGGAGCGCTCGGACTTACCCGGATCCTGGATAATCGCTGGCAGATCAGCGCCGTGGCAAAATATAGTGCCGATGTCGATACCCAGGCCTTTAATGAAAATGCACAGCGGGAAACTGTAGAGGTAGACGCTTACCACACGCTGGATATTATCCTGAAAAGTAAAGAGTTTAACTTGGGTAATGCCGGGCTGGCTTCCCTGAGTGCTACCATTAAAAATGCCTTTAACCATAAAAATTTCTACTCCAACCCCAGGGGGCCGGACCCCATCAAGTTTCTCGATGAAGGACGCAGTTTTACCCTGCAGGCTAACTTGAGTTTCTAG
- a CDS encoding urease accessory protein UreF — translation MTTFISKPMNMDSAVEGEADRTRLVAVMPLQLNRLLQLCSANLPVGGFSFSQGLEYATEKNWVKDQQSAHSWIALNLSQGITYTDLALLKRLYLAIEQQQTAQLIYWNRHLIACRESKELRLADVVMGKALMRLLAGLDDIDLVPYQALTELPEISFVCAFALAAYLWDIDLVSTLSGYCWTFIDNQVAAATKLIPLGQTQGQNLLFSLSREVADAVQRAGQLVDGEIGASLPGLAMASAWHESQYSRLFRS, via the coding sequence ATGACCACGTTCATCAGCAAACCTATGAACATGGATAGCGCTGTTGAGGGGGAAGCCGACAGAACTCGGCTTGTCGCGGTGATGCCGCTACAGCTTAACCGTTTATTACAACTGTGCAGCGCCAACTTACCTGTGGGCGGCTTTTCCTTTTCCCAGGGGCTGGAATATGCCACAGAAAAAAATTGGGTAAAAGACCAGCAAAGCGCCCACAGCTGGATAGCACTGAACTTGTCCCAGGGCATCACTTATACCGATTTGGCGCTGTTAAAGCGCTTATATCTTGCTATTGAGCAGCAACAAACGGCGCAGCTTATTTACTGGAACCGGCACTTGATAGCCTGCCGGGAAAGCAAGGAATTACGGCTGGCGGATGTGGTTATGGGCAAAGCCCTGATGCGCTTGCTGGCGGGGCTGGATGATATCGACCTCGTTCCATACCAGGCTTTAACTGAACTGCCTGAAATCAGCTTTGTTTGTGCTTTCGCGCTGGCGGCCTATTTGTGGGATATCGATCTGGTCAGCACCTTAAGCGGTTATTGCTGGACCTTTATCGATAACCAGGTGGCGGCGGCAACCAAGTTAATTCCGCTCGGACAAACCCAGGGACAAAATCTGCTGTTTAGTTTAAGCCGGGAGGTAGCGGATGCTGTGCAACGGGCCGGGCAGCTTGTTGATGGGGAGATCGGCGCCAGCCTGCCAGGATTAGCCATGGCCAGTGCCTGGCACGAAAGCCAGTATAGCCGGCTCTTCCGTTCATAA
- the ureG gene encoding urease accessory protein UreG produces the protein MRKKQVLRIGVGGPVGSGKTALLRRLCLALRDKYDMAVVTNDIYTREDAEFLTHNDALAAERIIGVETGGCPHTAIREDASMNLAAIDDLQQSFPDLDFVLVESGGDNLSATFSPELSDLTLYVIDVSAGDKIPRKGGPGITKSDLLIINKVDLAELVGASLEVMDRDAKKMRGDKPFVFANMKSRQGLTDIIDFIEREGMLQPLAANAVT, from the coding sequence ATGAGAAAAAAACAAGTATTAAGGATAGGGGTTGGCGGCCCGGTCGGTTCAGGAAAAACCGCGTTATTAAGACGCCTGTGCCTGGCATTACGGGATAAGTACGATATGGCGGTGGTTACCAATGATATCTATACCCGGGAAGATGCCGAATTTCTTACTCACAATGATGCCCTGGCAGCGGAGCGCATTATCGGTGTGGAAACCGGCGGCTGCCCCCATACTGCAATTCGTGAAGATGCTTCCATGAATCTCGCCGCGATAGACGATTTACAGCAAAGTTTTCCCGATTTGGATTTTGTTTTGGTGGAAAGTGGCGGCGATAACTTAAGCGCCACCTTTAGTCCGGAACTTTCGGATCTGACCCTGTATGTGATCGACGTTTCCGCCGGCGATAAAATTCCCCGCAAGGGCGGGCCGGGCATCACCAAATCAGATTTATTGATCATCAATAAAGTCGATCTGGCAGAGCTGGTCGGGGCTTCGCTGGAGGTGATGGACAGGGATGCGAAAAAAATGCGCGGCGATAAACCTTTTGTCTTTGCCAATATGAAAAGCAGGCAGGGACTGACTGACATTATCGATTTTATTGAACGGGAAGGCATGCTGCAGCCCTTAGCTGCAAACGCCGTAACCTAA
- a CDS encoding carboxymuconolactone decarboxylase family protein, with product MNSFELHTLATAPEAAKPLLEQSIKSFGMIPNLHAVMAESPQVLAAYQELHGLFMQSSFDKEELTVVWQTINVEHQCHYCVPAHTAIAHSMKIDESIITALRDERPLPNDKLETLRQTTLQMLKNRGMIDSANIAEFYAAGYQKKHLLDIVLGMSQKVMSNYINHLAQTPVDKPFQEFFWEKK from the coding sequence ATGAACAGCTTTGAACTACACACATTAGCAACAGCGCCGGAAGCGGCAAAGCCGCTGCTGGAACAATCGATAAAATCTTTTGGTATGATCCCCAACCTGCATGCGGTTATGGCGGAGTCTCCCCAGGTACTGGCGGCATACCAGGAGTTACACGGCTTATTTATGCAGTCCTCCTTTGATAAAGAAGAATTAACCGTAGTATGGCAAACCATCAATGTTGAGCATCAGTGCCATTATTGTGTGCCCGCCCACACCGCCATCGCCCACAGCATGAAAATCGATGAGAGCATTATCACAGCGCTGCGGGATGAACGCCCCCTGCCTAACGATAAACTGGAAACCTTACGGCAAACTACCTTGCAGATGTTAAAAAACCGCGGCATGATCGATAGCGCCAATATCGCAGAATTTTATGCCGCCGGATACCAGAAAAAACACCTGCTGGATATAGTGCTGGGCATGTCCCAGAAAGTGATGAGCAATTATATCAATCACCTGGCACAAACCCCGGTTGATAAACCGTTTCAGGAATTTTTCTGGGAAAAAAAATAG
- a CDS encoding urease accessory protein UreD yields MLIRERTADDAVLAAGQANIAEKAEPPAGVAGKAQLKRAWYAKLALEFSFSAYGTKLSSVKRHGPLSVQRAFYPEGADCAHLYLLHPPAGIVSGDSLNIFASVNEKAHALLTTPGANRFYRARCDTRLGDSKQRQQITLKLAKQAVLENFPLETLIYNGADAVSNLDIHLSRQSSYLGWDIVCLGLPASDQPFNRGGFSQISRIYLEQVLSYHDRIHINPDNGLLTHPAGLGGNSVFGNFIIAAAALFDHGTQRQVLIDEIREYLEQQQAQQHISISDIKGILVARYLGNSAEQCRSLFISIWQLARPLCLNRKISEPRIWFT; encoded by the coding sequence ATGCTAATCCGGGAGCGGACTGCTGACGATGCCGTATTGGCAGCCGGGCAGGCTAATATCGCGGAAAAAGCCGAGCCGCCTGCCGGGGTTGCAGGGAAGGCGCAGCTAAAAAGAGCCTGGTATGCCAAGTTGGCGCTGGAGTTCAGCTTTTCTGCTTACGGCACTAAGCTGAGTTCGGTAAAACGGCATGGCCCTTTATCGGTGCAAAGAGCCTTTTATCCGGAAGGGGCCGATTGCGCCCACCTGTATTTATTGCATCCACCCGCCGGCATAGTCTCCGGCGATAGCCTGAACATTTTCGCTTCCGTCAATGAAAAAGCCCATGCCCTGCTGACCACGCCGGGGGCCAACCGTTTTTACCGGGCGCGTTGCGATACCCGTTTGGGAGATAGCAAGCAGCGGCAGCAGATCACCTTGAAATTGGCAAAGCAGGCGGTTTTGGAAAACTTTCCCCTGGAAACCCTGATCTATAACGGCGCCGATGCCGTCAGCAACCTGGACATTCACCTGAGCCGCCAAAGCAGTTATCTCGGCTGGGACATTGTTTGCCTGGGGCTGCCAGCGTCAGATCAGCCTTTTAATCGCGGTGGTTTTAGCCAGATAAGCCGTATCTATCTGGAGCAGGTTTTAAGTTATCACGACCGTATCCATATCAACCCTGATAATGGTTTGTTAACTCATCCCGCCGGACTCGGCGGCAACAGCGTGTTTGGCAATTTTATTATTGCCGCTGCCGCCTTATTCGACCACGGCACACAAAGACAGGTTTTAATTGATGAAATCCGGGAGTACCTGGAACAGCAGCAGGCACAGCAACACATCAGTATCAGCGATATCAAGGGTATTTTAGTGGCCCGCTATCTCGGCAACAGCGCCGAGCAGTGCCGGTCGCTCTTTATCAGCATCTGGCAGCTGGCCCGGCCTTTATGCCTGAACAGAAAGATCAGCGAGCCGCGTATCTGGTTTACCTGA